The genomic DNA GGCATTCACAGTTGTCTCGGGGCAGCGCTGGCCCGGATGGAGAGCGCCGTCGCGCTGGAGAAGTTGCTCGATTTCATGCCGCGCTACGAGGTGAAATGGGATCAGCTGCAGCGGGTTCACATGCAGAATGTGGCGGGCTACTCGCACGTGCCAGTACGGGTGTTCAGGTGATGGCGAAGAAGGTTCACGTCGACTTCGAGATCTGCGAGAGCAACGCAGTGTGCATGGGCCTCGCCCCCGAAGTCTTCGACCTCGACGATCAGGATTATCTCCACATCCTGCAGGAGGATGTCACGCCGGAAAACGAGGCGCTGATCCGCGAAGCGGTGCGGCAGTGTCCCCGTCAGGCCATCTCGATCGTCGAGGAGTAGCCCGTGCGATTCGTCTTCGTACACGGTGGTTTTCATGCGGCGTGGTGCTGGGAGCGCACCATCGTCGAGTTGCAGGGCCTGGGCCACGACGGCGTCGCCGTGGACCTGCCCGGGCACGGCGCCCGGGCAGCCGAGGAATCAACCCTGGCCAGCCGGCGGGCCGCGATCCTCGAGGTCATGCACGCCGGGGATGTGCTGGTGGGGCATTCCGGCGGCGGGTTCGACGCCACCTTGGCTGCCGACGCGGCCCCGGATCTGGTTGGCCACATCGTGTATCTCGCCGCTGCGTTGCCCAGGGAAGGTCGGACCTATCCCGAGGCGATGGCCATGCGTTCCGCCGAAGATGAGTTGGGCAGCGAGTTCGACGGAGATGTCGGCGAGATGCTGAGCTACCTGCATTTCGACGAGGAGGGCGCGATGCACTTCGCGGACTTCGACGGCGCGTGGCGCTACTTCTACCATGACTGCGACGAGGCAACGGCCCGTTGGGCTTTCGATCGTCTGGGGCCGGAGCGGTTCGGC from Mycobacterium sp. DL440 includes the following:
- a CDS encoding ferredoxin, translated to MAKKVHVDFEICESNAVCMGLAPEVFDLDDQDYLHILQEDVTPENEALIREAVRQCPRQAISIVEE
- a CDS encoding alpha/beta fold hydrolase, translating into MRFVFVHGGFHAAWCWERTIVELQGLGHDGVAVDLPGHGARAAEESTLASRRAAILEVMHAGDVLVGHSGGGFDATLAADAAPDLVGHIVYLAAALPREGRTYPEAMAMRSAEDELGSEFDGDVGEMLSYLHFDEEGAMHFADFDGAWRYFYHDCDEATARWAFDRLGPERFGDTTVTPVSVPQFWAADLPRSFIRCLQDRSMPQWLADTVTQRLGVEQLTIDASHSPFLSRPRELAELLVHATTTTPIAALTPA